The window CAGTTGCTAAGAAAAATGAATTGAAAGAAATGCATTTTGTTAGTTTGAGAGAAATTTGAGAACTTGTAATCTGAGATGGAAGTAGACTATTTCATTGCTCGCCTCTCAAAACCTGCTTTTCTCTCCAACgataaagaagaacaaatatatCTCAAGGTATAAATTATTGTTCCATAATTAATGTGAGCTTCTGTTGTTGCCATAATTAGTCTTCATGTAGAATCCTTGTGAGCTTACTGGCTTAGCCTTTTTCTTTCGTGCACATCATATGTAATCATTCTCTCAGTAATGAATGTTGTCATGTTGATGGCTGAGGATAATGGGAGTTTTGTTGATTTGGGATGAGTTTAAGACCACGGAGTCTGCTGATTTGTTCTTCAAGGTATACTGCAATATGCAACACTTAATTATATACTCTCAGCAGCAGAGTAAATGCAAGGACAATGTTGATTAATATACACTAGGCTCAAGATACCGTAGCAAAGAATGGTGGATTTGTGTTAGGAAGCAGTGCAATACTGTAAAGAAGATAACATTTTCAGTATACAATTATTAATCAATGGATGCAAATGATGAAATGATGTTAAATGTTGGTGCTTGTTGATCATGGTATTTGGACAGATGATTTCTTCATTATTTGCCTAACTAGCAAGACATGTTATCCATCACAAGATGGGGTTACGGCTTTTTAGAAAAAGCACTTCTTATTTGTTGATTATAATATAACTGTCTAAGGTTTTAGTCATGGAAGCCATCTAGGGGCTAAACTTATGATTGATTATTTGCTTCAGGGAAGGTTTAATGATGGTGTAGACTTGAGCAGAGGTTGGTTTGATATTATCATTGGTTTAGATAATTGATATTGAAGTTTTGAGAGTTTTAGTTATTTTCTTCCTGAAGAGTGGATGAAAtcccaaaaataatacaagTGTCTATGCACatattaaccttttttttttttgtttcaattaaCAACATAAGTTCATCAATATGACTAACAGTATTTGAGCTGAATGCAAGAGCGCAAAGTAGCGCATGAAATTCCTCAATTATGAAGACAATATTTTCACAGACATTATTTTCACAAGGAATTTTGGTCAACACAACACAATCAGCTCATACAAGCTTATTACATATGGTGATTACtacatttattgatttttagaaTCGCGATGTAGATGGGACTTGTGACATTGTGCCTGTTGGACACCCATGACAACTCTCCTTGTCCAATGACTCCGAGCTTGGGTGGGAACCATTCATGATGAATGTGATACTATAGGTAATTTGTTGTTCTAATCGGGTGAAGCTAATCTGGTAGTGAGAGAGGTAGATTCTCACAAATGGTGGTTCTATGAATGTGGCGTTGTAGATTTTCCCTAGCATCACCCACATTTGTCACTGTCCTGCTAATAGTGGAGTTTGCTGATCTTGATGCCATTTGTATGCCAATAGAGGGATAATTGAGTTGCTTGCTAGAGATGGATCTAGTGCAATTTTGTGTGTTGTTTTTGGTGAAGATTTGCACATCTTGActgttattagaaaaaaattccataaaGATAGGCAACATAATCATCTGGTTCAATGTTGTAGAGCGAGACCTGGATCCATGGCATTCATCACATTGACTTGTCCTGCTCCCCGTTGGAGAATGTTGGCACTGCCGCTCAAAGTTGCTTCATCATAGATTGGTTTTCCATCTAAATCGAATGTGTCGGTTGTGGTGATGAGTGCTGATTGGATCTCTGATGTTGACCATTGACGTTTGTTGTCGTTTTTCAACTTGCTCATAATAAGTGCCACAATTCCGGAAACATGAGGCGTGGCCATGGATGTGCCACTTTCAAAGTTGAATGGCTTTATTTTTAGACCAGACAGGAAAAGCCCAACTTCTACTGGCCATGCAGATAAAATATTTACTCCAGGTGCAGTGACATCTAGCTTCACATTGTTTCCATTATACCTGACCAGGCCTCTGGATGAGAAGTAGGCCAATGCTGGAGATGGCCGAATATCAAATATTGTTCCACCAAGGTGATCTTTTGCCGTAGGGTGTAGAGTTTGAAATAATATAATCTTTAATTTGAATGGCATCTTTGTAGCTCACATGTGATACTGGAAGATATTGAGCTTCTGAAAATGTCGTGTACCCTGACACATCATCATTCATAAGGACCATGCCAGCACCTCCAACATTCCTAACGACTTTACCTTTTCGATGTTATCTAAATTTCCAACATCACACATCACAATCTTATCTCTAACATCGATGCCATTTAACGAATTATTCAAGCAATATAGTTGTCTAAATCGTCCATTGCTGCCTGGAAAAACAAGGGGAAGAAATTTGTCAGTAACCATATTGGGTTGGTAGGCGCTTTCTCCGTGGAATTGAGTCCCATTGCCGAGTGTCACAGTTGCTCTACTTATTCTTCGATCTGTAGTTGTTGCACCGATGACCATATCCCATGGAGCAGCGTGACTCAATGTCTCCGGGTCTGGGCCACTGTTACCAGCAGCTGTGCATGGAAAGATACCCTTATGCATTGCTGAGTACGTGGCAATAGCAACGTCATCCTCATCAAGGGAAATAGGCAAGTAGAGAGGTGGTAACCCAAAGGACATTTGGAGGATATGCACCCCATCTTGAATTGCTTTGTCTATACCTGCTAGGATACCACTTGATTCATATGTCTTTCCAACACACCTTGTACACTGATATAAATACTTTCGGCGCCATCCATGCAGCCCTTCCAGGAGCTTCGTTTGAGGACTTCATGCGTTATTCACAAAGTTGCCTGCTGCAATGCCAGCGACATGTGTACCGTGACCTTGATCTATGTCAGTTGCTAGAATGGTTTTATTATCAAGTTTGAAAGATTGTACCCCCAATGACTTTATCATTGCAAGGTGTTTGGAGGTAACAACTCACGTTCCATCCTGCTGGGCGGGGAGGCATTCCTGTGTCATCAAAGGAAGGATGGGGCATGTAAATCCCTGTATCCAACACGCCAATGATGATCCCCTCACCGTAAAATGAGTTGCTTGTGGACCAAACTCCAAATGAAGTGCTCAAATTTAGGAAGTCATGAGTATAGGTTGTTTGGAGGTGAAGAGCCTTGCTCGGATTGGCACGGAGAAATCCATCCATCTTCTCCATATCTCTCACTTCTTCAGGTGTTAATCTTGCTGCAAACCCACTGATGGCTTCTTTATATGAGAAAAGCAACCGCGGCTCCCCTGTATCAAGAGTAGTGTTGGGTAAAAAGGACTTGTGCCAATTCTCTAAATCCTCTGCACCCAAGAAATTTGAACCCTCCGGCTTCAAAACGTGAACaatatatgttttgatttggCTAATGTTTTCACCATGATCACTGACTATAGGCAATAGCTGGCCGTGAACCAAGAGAAGAATgttaaatgaaagaaaaaatgcAAGAACCACGAAAGGAGCAAATTCACCCTTGAACTCGCCCATTTAAGTGGAGTTTTGAAAGAACTAATGGAAGAGATCAAATAGCCAAGGTGTGGATGTGGTTCATGCTCTCTGTGATATTCTAATATATAGACTGGATATGGACTTAAGTTGGCACATCGTTGAATGAATTTTGGAATTTTCATTCATATCATACCCTATGCATCTCATCaaaattgtgataatttaattTGCTAGTAACATAGGGTACCACTTTGAATTCAGACACCAAATATAATTCCTTGGATGAAGGATCTCACTCTTCCGAACATTCCTGGACTTTTGGATGCTATGAAACCTATACTAACTTACTATTGTTCAGAAACGCATGCTGCATGGTTTGCTTCCTCTTTGTATGTTTACCCTTTTTGGCAAAATATTCGATTCCCATTAAGGaatgttttttaaaagaaattaatccTATAAATGGTTTTAGCTCACTAgactaatatatattatatgtgatTATGTTAAAATAATCCACAAGTTTAAGGATGATCTAAACAAGCCTTTTGTGCATtgattatatttgcttatattgATGAAAGAATCCAATGAGCATCTAGTTTTGGAAGTAGTATGCTTGTTTGAGGTGATTGCAACTTGCAGTAGTATGCTTGTTTGAGGTGATTGCAACTTGCATTAACTTTACACTAATCATATTGAGGTATGTCATCTTCCAAAAAGTTTTtctgttcttgtttttttcctctGAAACATGATTAAACAATAAGAGATATTAGGAACCCGACATAGCCCAACAGTACCCACCTTGCATTGGGTTTGAGGAGTCTGGATTTCAAGCCCCTCAAATCACAATGTGCAGAATCTTCTGTGGGAAGTTTGTTTGAGGAGCACTTTCCATCCCTTTCAGAGTTGCATGATCAGGGTTTATCTTTTAGAAGATCCCGTAAAAGCACCGTAATAGGGTGCACCTTCATAACTACATATCCCTTGACTAAGAGCGCTTGTtgcttttatcaaaaaaacaataataaaaattccttGAAACAACACTGCCTTTGTAAAATATtcatgttaatttatttatattttataaaaattattttttatgtttctagataatttttttcttcaaaattcaatttgactattaaaaaaagaaatttaactcataatttttttaaggcaAATGTGACAAACGCAGTAAGGCGTGTGCACGAGCCAAGAATTGATCTTCCAACCCATATACCCCTTATCTGGCGATATAAGGTTTGGGTTACAAATTTGCACCCATAATAGAGGACCCAATATCACTTTTGCGTCAGAATTGAACTTTCCAAACTAACCACTTTTACAATGGGGCTATCATTTCTTTCACTATAATTTTCTATCTAatgttcatttttattcttgtatttttataatatttaatttgatacctgtttttttatagtgaaattgagatatttttttacatttgtggCAATTAATGTATAAGTGATGTGGTTATTGATGCGAGGATTgatgttttttccttttttttttttttcttaaggtGATGACATGGCAGTTTAAAGCTCTTGCTAGGCAAAGATacgagaaaggaaaaaaatcattttagcATGAGGCTCtctattttaatcattttcacATTAAAATATCAGCGGATTTTAGTAGATATGCTTTATACATcttatattttagtatattttagtatattttagtattgatgatgataatatatatttgtttattcataaaaatgCATTAGTTTTACAAGACTACAATTATATCTATgtgaaaaacacaacaatgtttacattctttttaaaaaagaaaaaaaaaattaaattaaccatatttgttattattttttttataataatgttcacattctaatatttttttttgtttatatatttatttatttatagggaAAAAATAATgggaattaaaaacaataattcgAAATGAGCTCATTCTCAGACCAGCCCCCGCCTTTGTCCCTCTCTTCTCCTCCTACAATGACCGGGATGATCCATACATGATGCTTTTCCACTCCATTCTCTAGCGGATTTCAGTTGACAAAGGCGGCGCTGTCGCCACTCTCCTCCATCCCTTCACTTGGATAGTTTATGGATTTCAGGTGACAATCAAATCAGaattttatgatttaatctTTGGTCTTTCTTTTCCTCGTAATTTCTcgagtttgtttgtttgtttgtttatcatGAATTTCATTTAATCTTGTTCCTATCTTGCTGCAAAATTAGGATTGCGAGGGAGATTGAGCTTCTTGTTGAAGTGGTATTAATCATTGTGTCAATTAGCATTTGAAGGTTTTCGATTGCTGTTCAATTGAGAAGTTAAGCTGAAGTAGTAATAATCATAATGCATTGAGAGTTCATCTGGATGGCTAGAATAATACTTCATGCACTAGATATGAAATTTCTCTGCAATTAAAGAACATGAGTTGCTGAAAAATGAATTGAAAGAAAtgcattttgtttgtttgagacAAATTTGATGCATTGAGAGCTTATCTGGATGTTCAGAATAATACTTCATGCATTAATTGTGACTTCTGAGATTTCTCTGCAATGAAGAAAGATCAGTTGCTaagaaaaatgaattgaatgaaACCCATTTTGTTAGTCTGAGAGAAATTTGAGAACTTGTAATCCAAGATGGAAGTAGACTATTTCATTGCTCACCTCTCAAAACCTGCTTTTCTCTCCAATgataaagaagaataaatatatctcaaggtatataattattaatcaatgGATGCAAATGATGAAATGAGGTTAGATGTTGGTGCTTCTTGATCATGGCATTTGGGAAGATGGTTTCGTCATTATTTGCCTAACTAGCAAGACATGTTATCCATCACAAGATGGGGTTACAGCTTTTTACAAAAATCACTTCTTGTTTGTTGATTATAGTATAACTGTCTAAGGTTTTAGTCATTGAAGTCATGTAGGGGCTAAACTTAGGTTTAACAATTGTGTGGACTTGAGCAGAGGTTGGTTTGATGTTATTATTGGTTTAGATAATTGATATTGATTTCCCCGAGTTTAGTTATGTTGGTCCTTAGCAATGGATGAAATCCTGAAAATAATACTAGTGTGTATGCATGTATTGTCCTATTTTTTCTCCATTTCAATAACATCAGTCCATCAATAGGACCAATAGTAGTTTGAACTAAATGCAAAGTACATATTAGTGTCTCATATTCCATTATTATGAAGACATTATTTTCACTTGGAAATTTTAGCAAGGCAACACGTACAACTAGCTCATGCAAGCTTATTACATGGTGTGATTACTTCATTTATTGGTTTTAGAATGCAATGTAGATGGGACTTGTGACAGTGTGCTTGCTGGACACCCATGACAACTCTCCTTGTCCAATGACTCCAGAGCCTGGATGAGTGCCATTCATGGTGAATGTGATACTATATGTAATTTGCTGTTCTAGTCGGGTGAAGCTAAGTCTGTATTGAGAAAGGTAGATTTTCACAAATGGTGGTTCTATGATCTTAGCATTGTAGATTTCCCTAGCATCACCCACATTAGTCACTGTTCGGCTAATAGTGGTTCTCGCTAATCTTGATCTCATCTGTACACCTATTGAAGCATAATTAAGTTGGTCACCAGAGATGGATCTAGTACACTGGGTATTGTTTTTGGTGAAGATTTGCACTGTCTGGCTGCTATTAAAAAAGATTCCACAAAGATAGGCGACATAATCATCCGTTTCGATGTTATAGAGAAGACCTGGATCCATGGCATTCGTGACATTGACTTGCCCTGCTCCCCTTTGGAGAATGTTGGCACTGTTGTTCAAAGTTGCTTCATCAAAGATTGGTCTTCCATCTAAGTCGAATGTGTTGGCTGTGGTGATGAGTGCTGATTGGATCTCTGATGTTGACCATTGACGTTTGTTGTCGTTTTTTAACTTGCTCATGATAAGAGCCACAATTCCGGAAACATGAGGTGTTGCCATGGATGTGCCACTCAAGAAGTTGAATGTCTTTCTTTTTAGGCCGGATGGGAAGGGCCCAACTTCTACTGGCCATGCAGCTAAAATATTCACTCCTGGTGCAGTGACATCTGGCTTCACAATGTTTCCATTATACCTGGCCGGGCCTCTCGATGAGAAATAGGCTAATGCCGGAGCTGGGCGAACACCGAATATAGTGCCACCGAAGGTGATTTTTTTGCTGTTGGTGTAGAGTTTGTAGCAAAATAATCTCTAATTTTGAATGGCGTCCTTATCACTCACATGGGATACTGGAAGAGGGTGAGGTTCTGAAGATGTTGTGAACCCCAAGACATCAAAGTTCATGAGGATCATGCCTGCACCTCCAGCATTCCTGACGAAATCACCTTTTTTTCAGTATTCTCTATATCTCCAACATAGCACATCACAATCTTATTTCTAACATTGAAGCCATTTAATGAATTATTCTTGCAAGACAGTTGGTCTGAACGTCCGTTGCTACCTGGAAAAAAACAAGGGAAGAAACTTGTTTGTAACTGTTTTGGGTTGATAAGCGCTTTCTCCATGGAATTGCTTCCCATTTCCGAGCGTCACAGTTGCTCTTATTCTTCTATCTGTCGTGGTCGCACCAACAACCATATCCCACGGAGCTGCATGACTCAATGTCTCCAAGTCAGGGGCCATTGTTACCAGCAGCTGTGCATGGGAAGATCCCCTTCTGCATTGCTGAGTACGTGGCAACAGCAACTTCATCATCGTCAAAGGAGTTGGGCAAGTAAGGAGGTCGTGCCCCAAATGACATTTGGAGGATATGCACCCCATCTTGAATTGCTTTGTCTATGCCTGCCAGGATACCACTTGATTCACATCCTATATCTTTCCAACACACCTTGTACACTGATATAAATGCTTTTGGCGCCATCCCTGCAGCCCTTCCAGGAGCTTGGCCGAGGACTTCTGCATTATCCACGAAGTTGCCTGCTGCAATGCCAGCGACATGTGTACCGTGACCCTGGTCTATGTCAGTCGGCGGAATGGTTGTATTACCTTGTTTGAAAGATTGTGCCCCAATGACTTTGCCATTGCAAGACCGTCTTGGTAGGTAACAACTTGCGTTCCATCCTCTTGGCCGTGGTGGCATTCCTGTATCTGCAAAGGACGGATGAGGGAAGTGAATACCTGTATCCAACACTCCGATGATGATCCCTTCACCGAAAAATGAGTTGCTTGTGGACCAAGCTCCAAATAAAGTGCTCAAGTTTAGTAAGTTATGTGTATATGTTGTTTGGAGTTGAAGCCGCTTGCTTGGATTGGCACGCAGAAATCCATTCATCTTCTCCATGCCTCTCACTTCTTCGGGTGTTAATCTTGCTGCAAACCCGCTAATTGCTTCTTTGTATGAGTAAAGCATCCGCGGCTCGCCTGTGTCTAGAGTAGTGTTGGGCAAAAAGGACTTGTGCCAATTTCTCTAAATCCTCAGCGCCCAAGAAATTTGACCTCTCTGGCTTAAGAACATGAACAATGTAGGTTTTGGATTTGGCTAGTGTTTTTCTCCATAGTCACTAACTATAGGCAATAGCTGGCCATAGAACCAAGAGAACTGAGTTAAAAAGACAGAAAGAAGAGTAGAACTAAGAAAGAAACAAAGCCAGACTTGAACTCTCCCATTTGAATGGTGGCTTGAAAGAACTTATGGAAGAGATCAAATAGCCAAGATGGGGATGTCTTACAGTGGTTCATGCTGTCAtgatattccaatatatagatatatatatatatatatatatatatatatatatggacaatCTATCTATGGCTTAAGATTTCACATCGTTGAAGGAATTTGGGAAGTTTCCTTTATGGAATGCCTCTCATCTGaattgtgataatttattttGCTAGTTACGTAGGGTACCTAATTGAGCTTAggcacatatatataattgccTTGAGTGAAGGATCTCactaattattttaaacattaGAACATGTTTATAGCCTTTGGATGCTATGAAACCAATATTATCTTGCTATTATTCTGAAATGAATGATGTATGATGTCCCTTCTCTCTGTATAGTGTCCATTGAtcctaatttttaattctaGATATACTATGACATTCCCATCATggagtgtttttttaaaataaactattcATAAAGAAGGTCTTGGCTCAATTGGCTAACATATATTTTGAAGGTATGTCTGAAATAATGCAGAAGATAAATGAATGATGTAAACAAGCTCTTTGTGCATTATTATATTAACTTCTATTGATGGTATCCAATCACTGAACGgtgataattattttaataaattaaaaatatttataatttaataaatttatttaatggattgatccagttaaattaaattgtctcaacatatttattacattggTTGAATTAGTAGATAAAACCATGTATTGACTGAAAAAAAGTCCAAACAACATCCATTAGAAGTGGAGCAAAAATAAAGTACAAGAAAATAGGGTCAAAACAAAATAGCAAGTCCCCTAACCCACCCAAAGGTTAAAGTTGAAACAAACACTGACTATTCATCTTTGTCTTCTTCATCGGATCCTGGCTGGTCATTCAGGAAGTCCAGACTACGTTTAGCAGATACAGCTGAATCCTCCAATCTTGGCTTCTTTTTGTCTGGCACTGTATTCAACCAAAGTAAAAACATATGTATACATTTGCATAAAACAGAGCTACATGCAAAGTATGTATCCCTAAAAATGCGTGCATTTCTTTCTAGTCAAATGTTCCACATTAAAGCACGAATAATGAGGTCCACCGTATCTTTCACATGAGAAGAGACTTTGAGCCTTCAAAATCTCCAAAGAGCATGAACTGATTGTGGAGGTGACAGTAATCGAAAAATTAGAATGAGAGAATTGCAGATAATGGCATTGGTTGAATTTTGGTTTGAAcacttgtatttttattagtaaaatttATTTGCACAAGCATAATTGAGCATCTCAAGCTACATTGTTTTAAGTTCTAACCTCTCCACCTCTGACAAAAGAGAAGAGTGAAGTATCAACTATAGATTGTGGAGATGgtgttcattttatttatattatatatacaagttTTGATGATGGTAgggtttatataatttatttgttattttttaatatttttcatgaaaaaataattgtttaatctctaatgttaatatataatagtttgtgttatgtttataaaataaacctATTTTAAGGaataattttggtttttggtaGGAGTGTTAGAGCCAAAAGGAAAGAATAATAACCTCTAATACAAGGAATCTCAAAACTTGTTATTGAGAActctaattaaaattaaatatatttaaattataaactcCTTTTAAATCAGTGACggtgtttattaatattaataaaatttaaaataaattatcaaatttatttatttaagtagtttaattttttaaaaagcatTCGCTAAAGCCTTGTCGCTAAGCCTTCATTCAAAAAACTAGGTGCACAAAAGTACTTGCTACAACCATCTCTTTTTTTATAGGTTCTACTGATGATGCCTATCACTCATATAggctatgatatatatatgtttttaaatatttttatgatgaaATATTCTgtgaagatttttttattttttttatgatcaaGGTGGATGAATTGAAGTGGACCCAAGCTCATGTTCATTCCCACCAGCGCAAGATGGTTGAACACATTCCACATGAGTGGTTTGATGAGTCCAATCTAACCATTGATGCGCCGGGCCATTCCCATGAGCCAGGCCATTCAATTTTAGAGCCATTGGCCTTACCAACACAAGATGCCATGGGCCCAATTTTAC is drawn from Dioscorea cayenensis subsp. rotundata cultivar TDr96_F1 unplaced genomic scaffold, TDr96_F1_v2_PseudoChromosome.rev07_lg8_w22 25.fasta BLBR01001723.1, whole genome shotgun sequence and contains these coding sequences:
- the LOC120256924 gene encoding subtilisin-like protease 4, with amino-acid sequence MGEFKGEFAPFVVLAFFLSFNILLLVHGQLLPIVSDHGENISQIKTYIVHVLKPEGSNFLGAEDLENWHKSFLPNTTLDTGEPRLLFSYKEAISGFAARLTPEEVRDMEKMDGFLRANPSKALHLQTTYTHDFLNLSTSFGVWSTSNSFYGEGIIIGVLDTGIYMPHPSFDDTGMPPRPAGWNVSCYLQTPCNDKVIGGIDKAIQDGVHILQMSFGLPPLYLPISLDEDDVAIATYSAMHKGIFPCTAAGNSGPDPETLSHAAPWDMVIGATTTDRRISRATVTLGNGTQFHGESAYQPNMVTDKFLPLVFPGSNGRFRQLYCLNNSLNGIDVRDKIVMCDVGNLDNIEKIILFQTLHPTAKDHLGGTIFDIRPSPALAYFSSRGLVRYNGNNVKLDVTAPGVNILSAWPVEVGLFLSGLKIKPFNFESGTSMATPHVSGIVALIMSKLKNDNKRQWSTSEIQSALITTTDTFDLDGKPIYDEATLSGSANILQRGAGQVNVMNAMDPGLALQH
- the LOC120256925 gene encoding subtilisin-like protease — its product is MLYSYKEAISGFAARLTPEEVRGMEKMNGFLRANPSKRLQLQTTYTHNLLNLSTLFGAWSTSNSFFGEGIIIGVLDTGIHFPHPSFADTGMPPRPRGWNASCYLPRRSCNGKVIGAQSFKQGNTTIPPTDIDQGHGTHVAGIAAGNFVDNAEVLGQAPGRAAGMAPKAFISVYKVCWKDIGCESSGILAGIDKAIQDGVHILQMSFGARPPYLPNSFDDDEVAVATYSAMQKGIFPCTAAGSNGRSDQLSCKNNSLNGFNVRNKIVMCYVGDIENTEKKVISSGMLEVQRLFCYKLYTNSKKITFGGTIFGVRPAPALAYFSSRGPARYNGNIVKPDVTAPGVNILAAWPVEVGPFPSGLKRKTFNFLSGTSMATPHVSGIVALIMSKLKNDNKRQWSTSEIQSALITTANTFDLDGRPIFDEATLNNSANILQRGAGQVNVTNAMDPGLLYNIETDDYVAYLCGIFFNSSQTVQIFTKNNTQCTRSISGDQLNYASIGVQMRSRLARTTISRTVTNVGDAREIYNAKIIEPPFVKIYLSQYRLSFTRLEQQITYSITFTMNGTHPGSGVIGQGELSWVSSKHTVTSPIYIAF